A region of Saccharomyces kudriavzevii IFO 1802 strain IFO1802 genome assembly, chromosome: 14 DNA encodes the following proteins:
- the ABZ1 gene encoding 4-amino-4-deoxychorismate synthase (similar to Saccharomyces cerevisiae ABZ1 (YNR033W); ancestral locus Anc_6.344), with protein sequence MLSDTIDTQQQQQQIHVLFIDSYDSFTYNVVRLIEKQTDISPEVNAVHVTTIHNDTFQSMDQLLPLLPLFDAIVVGPGPGNPNNGVQDMGIISELFQNANGDLDAIPILGICLGFQAMCLAQGAVVSELDTIKHGQVYEMHLNDAARTCGLFRGYPDAFKSTRYHSLHVDAGDNENLLSLCSTEDENGILLMSARVKSKPWFGVQYHPESCCSELGGLLVRNFLTLSLVNNMKTGRWENKKLNGRFSEILSRLDRTIDRDPIYKIKDEYPNGDELTYVKQFEVSKDPKLTFKICDIIEEPKFVMSSSVISENRGEWSIIALPNSRSEVFSHYGAIKKTTIYNWQDKQISYSMLKKCLDGQDSNLPGSLTVVDEDKSQFWVTLGKFMENKVIDNHREIPFIGGLVGILSYEIGQYLACSHHNDDGDDDDSLVPDAKLVFINNSIVINHKEGKLYCISLDDTFSKALEQSLISSFAGKKDSEQGLPWPKYLPEEIDFVITMPDKKDYADAFEKCQDYMHKGDSYEMCLTTQTKVVPSAMIEPWRIFQTLVQKNPAPFSSFFEFNDIIPNQDEKPPVLCFLSTSPERFLKWDADTCELRPIKGTVKKGPQMNLDKATQILKTPKEFGENLMILDLIRNDLYELVPDVRVEEFMSVEEYATVYQLVSVVKAHGLTSASKKTRYSGVDILKHSLPPGSMTGAPKKITVQLLQDKLENKLNRHVNGGARGVYSGVTGYWSVNSNGDWSVNIRCMYSYNGGASWQLGAGGAITVLSTLDGELEEMYAKLESNLQVFI encoded by the coding sequence ATGCTGTCAGATACAATCGACacacaacaacaacagcaacaaattCATGTCCTGTTCATCGACTCCTACGACTCATTCACCTACAATGTGGTGAGACTAATCGAGAAACAAACCGACATCTCACCAGAAGTCAACGCCGTGCACGTGACTACCATTCATAACGATACGTTCCAGTCAATGGACCAACTATTGCCACTTTTACCACTCTTTGATGCTATTGTAGTTGGCCCTGGCCCTGGAAATCCTAATAACGGTGTCCAAGATATGGGCATAATATCTgaacttttccaaaatgCCAATGGAGATTTAGATGCAATTCCCATATTGGGTATATGTCTTGGATTCCAAGCGATGTGTTTGGCTCAAGGTGCCGTTGTAAGCGAACTGGATACTATCAAGCATGGGCAGGTTTATGAAATGCACTTGAACGATGCAGCCAGAACATGTGGCCTTTTTCGTGGGTATCCCGATGCATTCAAGTCTACGAGGTATCATTCATTGCACGTTGATGCTGGAGATAATGAAAATCTCCTGTCTTTATGCTCAACTGAAGATGAGAACGGTATTCTTCTGATGAGTGCACGAGTTAAGAGCAAGCCATGGTTTGGTGTACAATATCACCCTGAATCATGCTGTTCAGAATTGGGAGGATTGTTAGTAAGAAACTTTCTAACGTTGAGCCTAGTAAATAATATGAAGACGGGAAGGTGggaaaacaagaaactTAATGGCAGGTTTTCTGAGATCTTATCACGATTGGATAGGACTATTGATAGAGATCCCATATACAAGATAAAAGACGAGTATCCCAATGGTGATGAATTGACCTATGTGAAGCAATTTGAAGTCTCCAAGGACCCGAAACTgacattcaaaatttgtgACATCATTGAAGAACCAAAATTTGTCATGTCATCTTCAGTTATTAGTGAAAATCGGGGGGAATGGTCAATCATTGCTCTCCCAAATTCCAGATCCGAAGTATTTAGTCATTATGGAGCTATCAAGAAGACTACAATCTATAATTGGCAAGATAAACAAATCAGCTATTCCATGTTGAAGAAGTGTTTAGATGGTCAAGACTCGAACTTGCCTGGCTCTCTCACTGTAGTCGATGAAGACAAATCTCAATTTTGGGTCACCTTGGGGAAATTTATGGAGAATAAGGTAATTGATAATCACAGAGAAATACCGTTCATTGGAGGCCTTGTCGGTATCCTAAGTTATGAAATAGGCCAGTACCTTGCATGTAGCCATCACAacgatgatggtgatgatgatgattcGCTTGTTCCAGACGCTAAACTGGTTTTTATCAACAACAGCATAGTCATCAACCACAAGGAAGGAAAGCTTTACTGTATTTCTTTGGATGATACGTTCTCTAAGGCATTGGAACAATCACTGATAAGTAGTTTTGCGGGAAAGAAAGATAGTGAGCAAGGCTTGCCATGGCCAAAATACTTGCCAGAGGAGATAGATTTCGTGATAACAATGCCCGATAAGAAAGACTACGCAGatgcttttgaaaagtgtCAGGACTATATGCATAAGGGCGATTCCTATGAAATGTGCCTCACTACACAAACCAAAGTGGTACCATCTGCAATGATAGAGCCCTGGAGGATTTTCCAGACATTGGTTCAAAAAAACCCTGCTCCATTTTCAAGCTTTTTCGAATTTAACGATATTATCCCCAACCAAGACGAAAAGCCTCCTGTTTTGTGCTTCTTGAGCACTTCGCCTGAAAGGTTTTTGAAGTGGGATGCAGACACGTGTGAGCTACGTCCCATCAAGGGGACTGTAAAGAAGGGACCCCAAATGAATTTAGACAAGGCTACacagattttgaaaacgcCCAAAGAGTTCGGAGAAAATCTCATGATCTTGGACTTGATCCGAAATGACCTTTACGAACTGGTTCCTGATGTTCGGGTAGAAGAGTTCATGTCTGTGGAAGAGTATGCTACCGTCTATCAACTTGTCAGTGTCGTAAAGGCCCATGGGTTAACCTCAGCTAGCAAGAAGACGAGATATTCGGGAGTGGATATCCTCAAACATTCGCTCCCTCCAGGGTCCATGACGGGAGCCCCCAAAAAGATCACTGTGCAATTGTTGCAAGACAAGTTGGAGAACAAACTAAATAGGCATGTTAACGGCGGAGCACGCGGTGTCTACAGCGGAGTCACAGGATACTGGTCCGTCAATTCCAACGGAGACTGGTCCGTCAACATTAGATGTATGTACTCCTACAATGGCGGTGCCAGCTGGCAGTTGGGTGCTGGCGGTGCCATCACCGTTTTGAGCACACTAGATGGAGAACTGGAAGAGATGTACGCCAAGCTTGAAAGCAACCTACAAGTTTTCATCTAG
- the SOL1 gene encoding Sol1p (similar to Saccharomyces cerevisiae SOL2 (YCR073W-A) and SOL1 (YNR034W); ancestral locus Anc_6.345) — MTTTVPKVFAFHEFAGVAEAVADHVIHAQNSALKKGKASKPRQMSATSLNGNGNTESKTMERVNSVRSNASSRGGNEDGVTKKLKKEKERRFKIALSGGSLIQVLHEGLLNRDDVQWSKWDIYFADERLVPFSSGESNYGLAKREIFDLIDTKKYGTPRIYHIDESLISDPQECADNYEKILIKGFAGRDSVKLPMFDLFLLGCAPDGHIASLFPNFQENLRENLAWVVPVENAPSGPSNRISLTIPVICHSHRVTFVVEGATKAPVIKTIMERPEKGLPSSIVNEGAAGRVSWFVDDDALKDVFVTKKKYKFYDDDNLTE, encoded by the coding sequence ATGACAACAACTGTTCCTAAAGTGTTTGCATTTCACGAGTTTGCAGGGGTAGCAGAAGCTGTTGCCGATCATGTTATTCATGCCCAAAATTCAGCCCTCAAGAAGGGAAAGGCCTCGAAACCGCGGCAGATGTCCGCAACGAGTCTGAACGGAAACGGTAACACGGAATCTAAAACGATGGAGAGAGTAAACTCCGTTAGGAGTAATGCATCTAGTCGCGGTGGTAACGAAGACGGTGtcaccaagaaattgaaaaaggagaaagaaagaaggtTTAAGATTGCATTGTCTGGGGGTTCGTTAATTCAAGTATTGCATGAAGGTTTACTGAATAGAGACGATGTTCAATGGAGCAAGTGGGACATTTACTTTGCGGATGAAAGATTAGTGCCTTTTAGCTCCGGTGAAAGCAACTATGGGTTGGCCAAGAGAGAAATATTTGATTTGATAGATACAAAGAAGTATGGAACTCCGAGAATTTATCATATTGACGAGTCGTTGATTAGCGACCCTCAAGAATGCGCAGATAATtacgaaaaaattttgatcaaGGGATTTGCTGGCAGGGATTCTGTCAAGCTACCGATGTTTGATCTATTCTTGTTAGGGTGCGCTCCTGACGGTCATATTGCCTCACTGTTCCCCAATTTTCAAGAGAATCTTCGCGAAAACTTGGCATGGGTCGTACCTGTAGAAAATGCCCCCAGCGGACCATCGAATAGAATATCGTTGACTATTCCAGTGATTTGCCATTCTCATCGAGTCACCTTCGTTGTCGAAGGTGCCACGAAGGCGCCCGTGATCAAGACCATAATGGAAAGACCTGAAAAGGGATTGCCCAGCAGTATTGTCAATGAGGGTGCTGCAGGTCGTGTTTCGTGGTTTGTGGACGATGATGCTTTGAAAGATGTCTTTGTGACTAAGAAGAAGTATAAGTTTTACGATGACGATAACTTGACAGAGTGA
- the EGO4 gene encoding Ego4p (similar to Saccharomyces cerevisiae YNR034W-A and YCR075W-A; ancestral locus Anc_6.348): MKSSIPITEVLPRAVGSLTFDENYNLLDTSGVAKVIEKSPIAELIKKSNAELGRLGYSVYEDAEYIGHVFKKAGHFIVYFTPKNKNREGVIPPVGITN, from the coding sequence ATGAAGTCAAGTATCCCAATTACTGAAGTATTACCAAGAGCAGTGGGTTCTTTAACGTTCGACGAAAACTACAACTTACTGGACACATCCGGTGTAGCAAAGGTCATCGAAAAGTCGCCGATTGCAGAACTAATTAAGAAATCTAATGCTGAATTAGGTAGGTTGGGCTATTCCGTGTATGAAGACGCTGAATATATTGGCCATGTCTTCAAGAAGGCCGGACATTTCATCGTGTACTTCACCccaaagaacaagaacagAGAGGGTGTCATTCCCCCTGTAGGAATAACTAATTAG
- the ARC35 gene encoding Arc35p (similar to Saccharomyces cerevisiae ARC35 (YNR035C); ancestral locus Anc_6.351) — translation MLHLQPQNLLIQKTLNEAIEALNKGSPLTMDRIVSDFDYTTYHISNSAEDKSLLLLSIRTKAWVSVSECHLDGSSTLMKFLADHYSSLGGVTITGQVEPAYDYTLQIALSELTQDSILQFSVLKTIILSFPFELAITKFIELSQQQPAPVEAEITGGGVAVSGDNTLFTIKYRDEENIFIKPSNDRVTIIFETIFQDETDKIFGKVFLQEFVDARKRNRQIQSAPQVLYSHEPPLELKRLYQPPKVAEQSRRFITFVLFPRHFQTKELQFHSICQLTLFRNYFHYHIKCSKAYMHSRMRFRVDSFIKVLNRAKVDEDDENDESSADARQQARRTFTGRKIVY, via the coding sequence ATGCTACACTTGCAACCACAGAATCTTCTTATCCAAAAGACGCTTAATGAGGCAATCGAGGCGCTAAACAAGGGTTCGCCGTTGACCATGGACAGAATTGTTTCCGATTTCGACTATACCACTTACCACATTTCGAATTCCGCAGAGGACAAGTCCCTCTTATTACTAAGTATCAGGACCAAAGCGTGGGTCAGCGTCTCCGAGTGCCATTTGGACGGTTCTTCGACGCTGATGAAGTTCTTGGCCGATCACTACTCTTCCTTGGGTGGGGTGACTATCACAGGCCAAGTGGAGCCTGCTTATGACTACACTCTTCAGATCGCATTGAGCGAATTGACTCAAGACTCTATCTTGCAATTTTCCGTGTTGAAGACCATTATATTGAGTTTCCCCTTCGAGCTGGCCATTACGAAGTTCATTGAATTGAGCCAGCAACAACCAGCACCCGTTGAGGCAGAAATTACTGGGGGTGGGGTTGCTGTTAGTGGAGACAACACTTTGTTCACGATCAAGTATCGTGACGAGGAgaacatcttcatcaaaccTTCCAATGACAGAGTTACcatcatttttgaaactattTTCCAAGACGAAACAGATAAAATCTTTGGCAAGGTCTTTTTACAAGAGTTTGTAGACGCCCGTAAGAGAAACCGTCAAATCCAGTCGGCCCCACAAGTTCTATATTCGCACGAACCTCCATTGGAGTTGAAGAGACTATATCAGCCACCTAAAGTTGCAGAGCAAAGCAGAAGATTTATCACATTTGTTCTTTTCCCACGTCATTTCCAAACGAAAGAGTTGCAATTCCATTCAATTTGCCAGTTGACATTATTCAGAAACTATTTCCACTACCACATCAAATGTTCAAAAGCCTACATGCACTCCAGAATGAGATTCAGAGTGGACTCGTTCATCAAAGTCTTGAATAGAGCCAAGGTggacgaagatgatgaaaatgatgaatctAGTGCGGATGCCAGACAGCAAGCGAGAAGAACCTTTACGGGTAGAAAGATTGTCTACTGA